Genomic window (Chelmon rostratus isolate fCheRos1 chromosome 15, fCheRos1.pri, whole genome shotgun sequence):
CGTTCCTGGAAAAGAACAGGACATTTCCAGTGATCCGCCAGCCGGTTGCAGCGGTGATGTGGTGACCGGTGGCACAGTCACATGAGCTATCTGCAGCCTCGCAGGCTGTTCTGGTCCTTATCTGCAGGAACGCTGTGGCGGTGTGGCGCGCAGCTTCGCGGGAGCGTCACAGCGAGGCGGAGGCACCTGATTGGCTGGCCGGCAGGGCGGAAGTGCGTCTGGCGTGTCAgctgtgctgaaaacaaaacaagacaagcaGCGACTGGTGAGTGCTCAAACACAGCGGACTCTCTGCCTGCTCTTACCGAACACGAAGCTGGCTGTGACTGGTACGTGTCGCCGTGTGAAACGGCGTGTTGCTGGTAGTTAGCAGCGAGCCGATGCGCGGCCGTTCCGCTTGTCCTTGTGCTGAGCTCACGTGTGACAGGTTGTTATGTAACACAGCGTGCACACAGCTCAGCCTGCCTCTGCCATTGTTCTGTTCCTGCCAGCCGCTTGCTTTTCTCCACCCGCGAAGATGCTGCGTGTGTTTTGTCGCTGCTGCTGATTCGCAAGCGCTCGAACGAGCTGTAATTTTATCAGTCATACAAGGGCAGCTTGAAAGTTTCAGTGGGGATGATCCTCTGCAATTTAATTCTGCTGGAGTCCTGGAAAAAAATGAGCCTCGGAATATGTTAtaacttaaaaaacaaaacaaaaccctgaTGCAGAAGGAACTTGGCATTTCTGGGTCCAGAGATTAAAATTAAAACCACAGCTGGAGATTTCAATAGCAAGAGCTTCCTGTTTGATGTGCCATGTAATATCAGTGCTCAGTAATTACACGGAGAGAAGTCCACTGTGGAGCATGTTTTCCTTTAGAGCATGATGCACAGCAGGCAGATGTGCTTTTAGCGATGGCTCGACGTGTCTACGTGTAAAATTcactgcattctgcttttatttgttttacacctcatcccaaacttttttggaatcaggccTGTAGAAACAGTTTATGGTTAAAATAGCCAGACATACCTGTGAGTATCCAGCATATTAAATACCTGACAAATCAGGATACTTCATAATATGGATgcaaaaatcacataaaaatccATCTTTGCTCACAATGGTCCAGTGCACCTGAAACAATAATACTGTAGCAGTCATGGTAGAAACATTACGGTAGAAATTCTGATGGTAGACAAATTTCTAGCTATTATAATTATAtgtattatttctattttcaacTCAAACATTTCTATGTGTTGGTCCATCTGCACATATAACCAGTAATAAGGTCATGGAGCACCACTGGGTTTCTGAATGCACTTTTTTGGGGGTTAGAATTTTACTACTTTTCCATCTTGGAGGTAGCTTCCTAGATTTGCTTGTCCCACCTGAACCACCTGGACAGAGTGTAGTAGGCTGAGAAACCTGTCTATCACGTGAAAAGGATCCCAAGCAACACTGCCACAGATGACATGAAATGAGCTGCTGTGAGCCCAAGGTATAATAGAAAGAAAAATTCAATAGAAAATTCATTTATACACTGAGCCAGTTTGAAGGGGTCATCAGAGGAGCTGCATCTCGGCATCGGCTTCACATTCAGGCTGTTGGATGTCTAATCTGACTAATCTACCCTGCTCACACCCGTTGTAGTATATTTTCATGTAGCCTCTTCCGTGGTGTTTAACTCTGTTGCATCTCATGTCTTTGCTTTCCAGCACCATGATGGATGAGCTGGTGCAGGACCTGGTGTCTGCTCTGGAGCAGACCTCAGAGCAAAGCAAGCTGGGAGAGCTGTGGGAGGAAATGGTCCTGAGTCCTCTGCGGCAACGCCGGCAGATCCGCCGCCGCAGAAGCCGCAAGCGCTGTCGAGAATCCTCCCTCTATCCGTTGGAGCACAGACGGTGCTGGATTGAGGCCTCAGAGTCCAGCTTGGACGAGACTAAAGAATACAGGGGGAACCCTTCCTCGACCATCGCTGCCTCCATGGCCAACTGCAGTGACTCTGACGACATGACATCAACCAACCGATGGCGCTCCGTCAAGAGAGGCCCGGTCAGGACTCGGCAGCCGTCCTGGCCAGAGTCTGACTCCTTCACCGAGAACAACCCGGGGCGGCCGCTGAGGAGGCGGAGGAAGGTCAAACGCATGGCCTCCGACGtcactgtgaggctgcagcagaagtTAAAGGTTTCTGGTGTCGATGGGAAACGGAGACACAGGCCGTCGAGGATGCAGCATCTGTCAGGATCGAAGAAGAGGGCTGGTAGTTGGGTGGGAGCAGACCGGCAGACTGAAGGAGCCAGGCTGATGGGAAAGGAGCGCTGGAAGAGAAAGATGGCCAAGGAACACAGAGATGCTGCAGATGAGAACATGTCTGAAGGGTAATGTTAGATTCAAGGAGGGAtctttgtatttgtttcctctttttgtttattcttcATTCTTTATAGTGTTGTTCCACAGGTAGGCCCTATAGAAAGAGATCCACTCCACATTTGGTGTCCATTCAGGATCCTATAAAAAGCTTTTGGGTTCAGTATTTGTGAAAAATGAGCAGTTCCAGTTTTTAAAATCTAAcatttaatatacagtatttcaaaaAGCCAAATGTTAACCCTGCCATTGTTTAAAGAGTCAGGATTAAAACCATGCTGCAAACGGAGCTCAGAACTCTTAAAGCCCTTTTTACCCTTTAAATGGAAAGTTACCAAGGCAGTTAAACCCATAGCATAAAAGTCATGATCATAACTACTATCAGACAGAAGCAATTAGACAAGGCGACATTTAAGATGATCTATACTGCCTGTCTTCATTGAGCCGCTTGTCAATATCCAGCGTGTCCTCAACTAAACCAAAAAAAGGCATCACAATCATACCACTTCACTTTAAAGTATTGAgttgacattaaaaatgaatgatagggtctcttcatcctcatctccTATAGCTGATACGATCACCAGGGAGGGATCTTTGATAGTTATGCCTGCGGGCATCTGCCAGCTCATTATTTCCTTTCGAGAAATATTGTCACAAATAAATAAGTGACTTGGTCTggtattgatttgttttgaaatgaattCCTGTCTTGGGCTGGGTAATTAAAGCAGGGCCAGTCCCAGTGTCCCACATCGCACCctcttgtgtgtattttatttagCAAAACTAAATGCTGCTGTAAACTGGCAGCAGACAGGGACATTATATTATTCGAGCAAAGCAAGGATTAGAATACACTGTGGAATCAAAAAAGCTGAATCgtgatttattattttctgtgttgatTAAGCTGATGATCATTTTCTCTAATGCTTGATTAGTCATTTGCTCTTTTggcgctaatgctaacttaAGCATGCTAGCCACATCCATGATGCAAGccatgctgatgctaagcaggtgTGATCTTAACCATGATCGTAGCCTTAGTTCAGCgtggtagcatgctaacatttgctgatgaGCACTAAAGTACAACTGAGACTGGTGGGATTTGTCAACAAATGTCAACCtgttggtggcgctagaggaagaGTCAGAGGATGGCTAAAATTATAAGCTTTCATCCTCATGAATAAATGTACAAGATTTAGTGATAATATTACATTTCAGATGTTATTATGGAATATTATTGAGATGTTAAGTaaaccaggaaaaaaaataaagtagtagtaataaaatataaatggtGTTTTAGTATTAAGCACCTCACATGGTCCACATATAAACTGACAGACGGCAGtgcagttcagttcagtgtcaTTATAACACTCAGTAACATAATCTTTTAAGCCTGGAAGTTCCTTTTGTCAATGTCTTTCCGTGCTCCTGCACCATGTATTTCCTTTGAGAAGAAGACATTTGAGGTAGCCAGTAATGGGACAGACAGAAGGCTTTACATCTACTGGTTTAATTTGTGCTGACCTCTCTAGCCCCTAAACGGTACTTGTTTTCTTACTTTATGGAAAAATCAATAGCCgttctgacagaaaacagctcCGGAGAAGAAATAAATGGGAACACCGTGGCACGCTGTCAATCATTTCTCACTTACACCACGCCAACGCTCTTGATTGCTGCTCAGTAGACTGCCACACTGTTCTGAGGGCTGAACAATCGAATGGTTAAGCCGTGGCTGAGGCAAAGGATGTGAACAAATGGCAGCAGTGATGAGGGGTTGACAGTGGTACAACAGCAATATTTATACTCAGAGAGTGTACGGTCCATTTGATGTCGGACACAGATGCCATTGTTGAAATGTCTTTTGGAGCGCTCGGATTTCTTTGGTCTCCATTCATTCCATTAACCTTTTTCATATGGAGCGTCTGGTCGCTCCTCAAGGTTACTCCTCTCATGTGCGTACTGAGTAGAGCTTTTGCCTTCAGCCACCCAAGTGCGAGGGGAGCAGATGTTGGCAGCTCCAGTTGGTCTCCACATCCTTGATTAGACCTGGCCCAGCCTGCTGGCAGTGAGGCCACCTGGCACCCAGGCTGGCCCGGCAAGCAGGCCTCACCTGTGGGTAGACGCCGTCGCGGGCTCAGCCTCCGTCTCCAGCTGCGCGCAGCTACTGGTGATGCCGGCTTCAACCCTGccaccagaaaaacaaaagccacCGTGCGTGCTTTTCTCACACTCGTCTTTATCGCGCTATGATTTGTATTTTGAAAACTCTGTGAGGAGTTTTTGGGGGGAAGCAGTGCAGCATTTGCTGAAGTTAATTTTCATAAATCTCTGAGACTAATCCAATTACTGCAGCTCAGGGATGGTGGGATAACCTTATAATCAGACACCCATGGAAGAGGGCATGGATTTGGGTTGAGGCGGCTTGTTTGAAGAGCCCACGAATCCATTGTTATCAGCGCTTTGCCCCCCTCCGTCTCTGCCTCTTCTTTATTCCTCTGCAGAATGAGCCCGGGCTCAATAAATGGCGGCTAGCCTGTAATCTCTGTGCAAACTGGTCTGCCTCTCCCAGGAGCTGAGGATTATATCCTAATGATTAGTGCTCATCTGGATACTGTGTTTTGCTTCACCTCTTTGGCTTGTATAGAGACAATAGAGCCATGTGGGGAGTTCAGCTCTAAAATGCTGGAATGCAGTTTTTGCCCTTGCCTTTGTTTCACCATGGACATATGGTTTGTTATCTAATTAAGACTTATTTGCTTTTATAGCACCTAATCCGCAATAGAGTATCTTATTTTTGCCTGGGGGATGTGCCATTTTGTGCCAAATACCCAAGTTTGCCCAAAATGTTTGTCAACTTTTCTTGACAAAGGTCACTGCttgaagaaagaggaggtgtTTCTTTTGGTCCCAAGAAAAATGGGGGTCTCAATTATTCATGGCATTAATTAGGCAGTACTTAATGGAAACGGTCTCAAATCGGCCCTGTGCTGCTCCAAGCGACATCACATTACACCTTTAATACGGATAAATACTTAATGGGTGTCTCTAATTAATTGTTTATACCTGCGATTCTTTTTCAAACTTTGCACAAAATCCCTCCAATAAgaaggaaacacatttttttcaccacGCTGCTGGAAATGGTTCACAATCACAGGCTCCTCATTTCTAAGAGGAATGAGGCACAATTGTAGAGCTTTCGGCCGTGTCCTCTATGTTGGAGTGCTGTGTGCTCCAGATGCCAGCCAGTGTGTCCAGAGGTGGGGTACAGCTGAGCAGGGGCCTGGGGAATCAGTCTGGAGAGAGGGCTGAAGGGGTGGAGGGACGGTCCAGGGCTGCTCGGTTAGGCCAGACATCTTCCAGATTCCCCGGAGAGGCCTGCTCCCTCTCACATCTGCTTCTTGCGGATGTGAGGGGAGATGGTGCAGGGCCATCTGGCCAGGAAGATGCGCGGGCTGGACGGACGTTTTTCAGCTCCTGTCGTCACTGGCAGGCCTCTGCAATATGGCAAAGCACCGTATCAGCGCGTATCTGACCCTCCAGCCTTCTCCTGTGAGCAAGGTCAGGGATGATAAACAGGAAGCAAAATGCAAGGCAATCAAGACCATCAGGCTCCCTCGTTCCATTCAAAACTCTTCCATAAAGAAGTTTGAAGGGAAAAGCCTGATGTTATTGTATATCTGTGTTATGTTCAACAAATCAAAACCAGGAATGCATCTCTTAATACTTTATGACTTCCTTAACCTGAGGCACTCCAAACTCATCAGTTTCAACGAAATACAAAAATCTtccaaaaaaaccccaccacaAATACTACAGGACTGCAGACGAATATTAGCTGACACTCTCACATTTatagaaatgctgaaaaatgtgcatcatccttgaataaagaaaattaaaatgaaatgtattgtcatttttaaaaaaggctcagtGATCTCccaaaacagctgggcactgtagtttttagtaaatattactcaaacaggagtaaataggacatttgttggggactattttcaccTGCGGATCAATACACAGTGGtgacatttacagcagcagcagtacagcaTATTTATGGGAATAAACTAATGAAGGACCCCAGTGCAGTGGTTAACTTTTCCTTTAAGCTAGCTGGCATTCAGAAGAGGGTTTTAggaaaaagaaatatatttatgCAGACATACACTGTTTGTCTCCTTTCTGTAAAGTAAGGAATGACAGCAGTGTGACAGTTTTGTAGActttgagagagaaagaaatatctTTTGAGCTCTCGTCCTTCCACCTTCATGACCTCTACCCCTCCCCtaacacccccccacccccacccccacccccaccgcCCATGACCTTGCAGTGTCTGGAGGTCCCAGTTCAAGGAGGCTGAGGTGTTAGAAAGGCAGAGAAACCCGGGGTGGTCTGGGGTAGCAGAGTGGGGCACAGAGGCAGTGTAACAGGGGTTGCCTGGGGGTGTGGAGAGCAGCGGCGATGGAGCCGTCCGGGCagtaagcagcagcagcagcagcagcagcccacaCAGCAGATGTTGGCCAGTTGTAGTGTGGTAGCGGCACGTCTGTGGGTCTCTCTGTGTGCGGGGCACACCCAGAGGGAGGGGCGGACAGGGGAATGTGTTTCGCTCTCCTGTCATCCTCCACAACGCAGGCCAGATTAGATTGGAGCTGACAGCGGAGGATATTCAATTAGATTGTGCATGTCACTCAGTGGCTTCGATCAGAGCCTCTCCTCATGCCTTTGTGTTTGCTATCGCAACGAGGGAGAACACAGCGCgctctgtctttttgtgtcatttccaTTTATGTCGACCTCCAGCTCTGGACttcttcattatttcttttattgaaCGTTACATGTTAAATATTGACATTACGGGGCCATGTAAATTTTTGATGCGCATTGTTCACTTTTCAGATGCTATAACATTGTCTGACCTAAAGAACCCATCAGGTTTGAGATGACAAATCAAAACGGAGTCCTTCATCCTCAAAAGTCACTGATATTAACGACGCGGGTCAGTGGGGATCATTCACATGTGATGGTTTATTCTTCTCTTTGCAGGGAAACcagcagcacatgcagcagCGACCCTGGCCTGTTCACCAATGATGAAGGCAGACAAGGTATTCAAAAATTAATCATTTGAAGATACAGGAAACTGTTAAGTAACTTCATCTCTTCATGCGGTTCAAGTGATGTGGTTTTGAGTGTCTGGAGCTCACAGGTGAGGCGTTCCTGATGGTGTGAAGAAAGACGAGGAATCATCAGATTTGGACAATACCCCGCTCGACTCTGAGGGAATGCTGGCCTGGAGAGGGAGGTTTCCATACAATGGGCTGGTTGCTGGGCACCCAGGCGACTCTAATAAGACGTTGTCATGTCGTGTTAATGAGCGCTGAAGCCTTTGCTAATCTCATTAGCCGTGGTGGGGCCAGGCGGCCTCTGATTTAACAGTTGTCACTACACCTTGACTGTGAGAGGCATGGTTCCTGCGTGGTCTTCGCTGACTGACAGGTCTGAGTGGAGCTGGTTGTCTGGGGACGAGGCCGGCATTGTCTGGTTGTCTGGTAGTGTGTAGTTAACGGAGTAGCCACTATTGACGCTCACACATGTCAGTCGAAGCTCCGCTGAAGTTTGTCGGACCGCCAAACATACAGCGGCTTAGTTTCTCCCAAACTATGTGACTCAAAAAAGATCGAGTAcaattttaattacatttctcCAAACAGCTCATGCAGCAGAAGCGTTTGGGAACCACTTGGTCGCTCTGTTCCAGTATTTACCTCCCATTTCCAACATTATCCTCCAACAGCAC
Coding sequences:
- the LOC121618291 gene encoding G patch domain-containing protein 2-like isoform X4 is translated as MMDELVQDLVSALEQTSEQSKLGELWEEMVLSPLRQRRQIRRRRSRKRCRESSLYPLEHRRCWIEASESSLDETKEYRGNPSSTIAASMANCSDSDDMTSTNRWRSVKRGPVRTRQPSWPESDSFTENNPGRPLRRRRKVKRMASDVTVRLQQKLKVSGVDGKRRHRPSRMQHLSGSKKRAGSWVGADRQTEGARLMGKERWKRKMAKEHRDAADENMSEGETSSTCSSDPGLFTNDEGRQGDDEQSDWFFEGDCGVGTGVAGLLPSWDSDSQLSLEGNRPSPTFLQPARPSQRGYRYHSRLKRVPGSAACCIRKDRRRLPSKGNSMPVFVERLRHFSRDPYQRDFWLPSVGNRDRSQLNPLCPLPVCPIDMVSESSHLRCSSSICRNRLTSLQDCYAQETPGGGGKLKLGPSHQIFPFTPGDKKL
- the LOC121618291 gene encoding G patch domain-containing protein 2-like isoform X1 produces the protein MMDELVQDLVSALEQTSEQSKLGELWEEMVLSPLRQRRQIRRRRSRKRCRESSLYPLEHRRCWIEASESSLDETKEYRGNPSSTIAASMANCSDSDDMTSTNRWRSVKRGPVRTRQPSWPESDSFTENNPGRPLRRRRKVKRMASDVTVRLQQKLKVSGVDGKRRHRPSRMQHLSGSKKRAGSWVGADRQTEGARLMGKERWKRKMAKEHRDAADENMSEGETSSTCSSDPGLFTNDEGRQGDDEQSDWFFEGDCGVGTGVAGLLPSWDSDSQLSLEGNRPSPTFLQPARPSQRGYRYHSRLKRVPGSAACCIRKDRRRLPSKGNSMPVFVERLRHFSRDPYQRDFWLPSVGNRDRSQLNPLCPLPVCPIDMVSESSHLRCSSSICRNRQTNVTPGLLCTGDSRRRRETEAGSITSASNPFHKDHQREEAHGASNTSTLEAVGPGAPGLQSSTSAQPESLSLLQGGP
- the LOC121618291 gene encoding G patch domain-containing protein 2-like isoform X2 — translated: MMDELVQDLVSALEQTSEQSKLGELWEEMVLSPLRQRRQIRRRRSRKRCRESSLYPLEHRRCWIEASESSLDETKEYRGNPSSTIAASMANCSDSDDMTSTNRWRSVKRGPVRTRQPSWPESDSFTENNPGRPLRRRRKVKRMASDVTVRLQQKLKVSGVDGKRRHRPSRMQHLSGSKKRAGSWVGADRQTEGARLMGKERWKRKMAKEHRDAADENMSEGETSSTCSSDPGLFTNDEGRQGDDEQSDWFFEGDCGVGTGVAGLLPSWDSDSQLSLEGNRPSPTFLQPARPSQRGYRYHSRLKRVPGSAACCIRKDRRRLPSKGNSMPVFVERLRHFSRDPYQRDFWLPSVGNRDRSQLNPLCPLPVCPIDMVSESSHLRCSSSICRNRQTNVTPGLLCTGDSRRRRETEAGSITSDISLHSRRQKALKPATHFTKITRERRHMEPVTPQP
- the LOC121618291 gene encoding G patch domain-containing protein 2-like isoform X3 — protein: MMDELVQDLVSALEQTSEQSKLGELWEEMVLSPLRQRRQIRRRRSRKRCRESSLYPLEHRRCWIEASESSLDETKEYRGNPSSTIAASMANCSDSDDMTSTNRWRSVKRGPVRTRQPSWPESDSFTENNPGRPLRRRRKVKRMASDVTVRLQQKLKVSGVDGKRRHRPSRMQHLSGSKKRAGSWVGADRQTEGARLMGKERWKRKMAKEHRDAADENMSEGETSSTCSSDPGLFTNDEGRQGDDEQSDWFFEGDCGVGTGVAGLLPSWDSDSQLSLEGNRPSPTFLQPARPSQRGYRYHSRLKRVPGSAACCIRKDRRRLPSKGNSMPVFVERLRHFSRDPYQRDFWLPSVGNRDRSQLNPLCPLPVCPIDMVSESSHLRCSSSICRNRLTSLQDCYAQETPGGGGKLKLGPSHQPATHFTKITRERRHMEPVTPQP